The following are encoded in a window of Paenibacillus polymyxa genomic DNA:
- a CDS encoding TetR/AcrR family transcriptional regulator, translated as MNTTKKALKRELILKAASMIVHEEGVEKLTLEAVAKKAGISKGGLLYHFPNKDELILGMVEQLSTSFVSEFNERAENDMHSKGRWTRAYMNTSFSGDRNASDLYTALSAAQFTNPHMLKLLQDEYENIQNKIENDELDPVRSTIVRLAIDGLWFAEMFGLAPPNEEMRQKMMEELKTYIKENE; from the coding sequence ATGAATACAACTAAAAAAGCATTAAAAAGAGAATTAATTCTTAAAGCGGCCTCGATGATTGTGCACGAAGAAGGAGTAGAGAAATTAACGTTAGAAGCGGTGGCTAAGAAAGCGGGAATAAGTAAAGGAGGATTGCTTTACCATTTTCCGAATAAAGATGAATTGATTTTGGGAATGGTTGAACAACTATCGACCAGCTTTGTCTCCGAATTTAATGAGAGAGCAGAAAACGATATGCATTCCAAAGGAAGATGGACTCGCGCGTATATGAATACATCATTTTCTGGCGATCGGAATGCAAGTGACCTGTATACCGCTCTCTCAGCAGCACAGTTTACGAACCCTCACATGCTAAAATTACTTCAGGACGAGTATGAGAATATCCAAAATAAAATTGAAAACGACGAATTGGACCCCGTTCGTTCCACGATAGTCCGATTAGCTATAGACGGTTTGTGGTTTGCTGAAATGTTTGGGCTTGCTCCTCCCAATGAAGAAATGAGGCAAAAAATGATGGAAGAATTGAAAACATATATAAAGGAGAATGAATAA
- a CDS encoding endo-1,4-beta-xylanase, which translates to MSKFKVGKLVSSLALAGVLLSSVLINPASASMANGGKFLGNIIAGSVPASFGTYWNQVTPENSTKWGSVEGSRNNMNWSQADTAYNYARNNGFPFKFHTLVWGAQEPGWISGLSAADQKAEVTQWIKAAGQRYPNAEFIDVVNEPLHQKPSFRNAIGGDGSTGWDWVIWSFQQARQAFPNAKLMINEYGIINDPSLTDQYVNIINQLKSRGLIDGIGIQCHQFSMDTVSVNTMNTVLNKLAATGLPIYVSELDITGDDNTQLARYKEKFPVLWKHSAVKGVTLWGYIEGQTWKPNTHLLNSNGTERPALQWLRQYVQS; encoded by the coding sequence ATGTCGAAATTTAAAGTGGGCAAGTTGGTAAGCAGCTTGGCGTTGGCGGGTGTGTTGTTATCATCAGTTCTGATAAACCCGGCTAGTGCCAGTATGGCGAACGGTGGCAAATTCCTCGGGAATATCATTGCTGGAAGTGTCCCTGCAAGTTTCGGAACATACTGGAACCAGGTGACGCCAGAGAATTCGACCAAATGGGGGTCGGTTGAAGGCAGCCGTAACAACATGAACTGGTCGCAGGCGGATACCGCCTACAATTATGCCCGTAACAATGGCTTCCCGTTCAAGTTCCATACATTGGTATGGGGTGCTCAGGAGCCAGGTTGGATTAGCGGACTGTCGGCTGCTGATCAGAAGGCGGAAGTAACCCAGTGGATTAAAGCAGCAGGTCAACGCTATCCGAATGCGGAGTTTATAGATGTGGTGAATGAGCCCCTGCATCAGAAGCCATCCTTCCGCAATGCCATAGGCGGTGACGGATCGACCGGATGGGATTGGGTCATATGGTCGTTCCAACAGGCAAGACAAGCTTTTCCAAATGCCAAGCTGATGATTAATGAATATGGAATTATCAACGATCCCTCGTTAACCGACCAATATGTCAATATTATTAATCAGCTCAAGAGCAGAGGCTTGATTGACGGAATTGGTATTCAATGCCACCAGTTTAGCATGGACACTGTTTCAGTTAACACGATGAACACTGTACTGAACAAGCTGGCGGCAACAGGATTGCCAATCTATGTGTCGGAACTGGATATAACTGGTGACGACAACACCCAGCTTGCCAGATACAAGGAGAAATTTCCGGTATTATGGAAGCATTCTGCGGTGAAGGGAGTTACGCTCTGGGGGTATATCGAGGGACAAACTTGGAAGCCGAACACACATCTGCTGAATTCTAACGGCACGGAACGTCCCGCGCTCCAATGGCTGAGACAATATGTGCAGAGTTAA
- a CDS encoding GNAT family N-acetyltransferase, with amino-acid sequence MSFLIRNAKPDDLSSLTELMYEYIVGFYQNPRPPIEKIHNLIQTLFEQQNGIQFVAEQNGELIGFATLFFTFSTMKADKITVMNDLFVLEPFRDTEVESQLFLECQKYSQNHGYAQMTWITSTENKRAQIFFKKMDAIQGRDWVHFSS; translated from the coding sequence ATGTCATTTTTAATAAGAAACGCTAAGCCTGATGATTTAAGCAGTTTGACCGAGTTAATGTATGAATACATCGTTGGTTTTTATCAAAACCCTAGGCCACCTATCGAAAAAATTCATAATTTGATTCAAACCCTTTTTGAGCAGCAAAACGGTATACAGTTTGTGGCGGAACAAAATGGAGAATTAATCGGCTTTGCTACATTATTCTTTACCTTTAGCACGATGAAAGCAGACAAAATCACAGTTATGAACGACCTATTTGTATTGGAACCCTTTAGAGATACAGAAGTAGAATCACAGCTTTTTTTAGAATGTCAAAAGTACTCACAAAATCATGGATATGCTCAAATGACCTGGATAACTTCTACTGAGAATAAACGCGCTCAAATTTTCTTTAAAAAGATGGATGCTATCCAAGGGAGAGATTGGGTTCACTTTTCATCGTAA
- a CDS encoding DEAD/DEAH box helicase encodes MSQKHFTDYALSEEIVRALNSLGYETPTEIQTEVIPVALEKKDLVAKSQTGSGKTAAYGIPLCELVDWNENKPQALILTPTRELALQVTEDITNIGRFKRIKATPLYGKHPFHIQKAELKQRTHMAVGTPGRVLDHIERGTLSLDRMAYLVIDEADEMLNMGFIEQVQSIIQALPSDRVTMLFSATFPEDVARLSHIYMNDPVEIEIKATGITTATIDHSLIQVKESDKLALLQDLLIVENPDSCIIFCRTQENVDTLFRALADLEYPCDRIHGGMEQDERFEVMNAFRRGQFRYLIATDVAARGIDITNITHVINYDIPLEKESYVHRTGRTGRAGKTGKAISLITPKDGRRLADIEAYIGFAIPQVKAPSEEAVDLRREDFEQKLHVKTALKKDKREQLNQQIMKLNFKGGKKKKLRAVDFVGTIAKLDGVTADDIGIITILDYATDVEILNGKGPLVLEIMKNTTVKGKLLKVRKGNK; translated from the coding sequence ATGAGTCAGAAGCATTTTACAGATTACGCATTAAGTGAAGAAATTGTAAGAGCGCTGAATAGCTTGGGCTATGAGACGCCAACAGAGATTCAGACGGAAGTCATTCCAGTTGCGCTTGAGAAGAAGGACCTTGTCGCCAAATCGCAAACTGGTAGCGGCAAAACAGCTGCATATGGTATTCCACTTTGTGAGCTAGTAGATTGGAATGAGAATAAGCCCCAAGCTTTAATCCTGACGCCAACCCGTGAACTTGCATTACAGGTCACCGAGGACATCACGAATATTGGACGCTTTAAGCGGATAAAAGCGACGCCCCTTTATGGAAAACATCCTTTTCATATTCAAAAGGCCGAGTTAAAACAAAGAACACATATGGCTGTAGGTACGCCAGGACGTGTACTGGACCATATTGAACGAGGCACGCTATCGTTAGATCGAATGGCCTACCTCGTGATTGATGAAGCTGACGAGATGCTGAATATGGGCTTTATCGAGCAAGTTCAGTCGATCATTCAGGCCCTGCCTAGTGACCGGGTTACCATGTTATTCTCCGCTACTTTTCCTGAGGATGTAGCCAGACTGTCACACATATATATGAACGATCCTGTTGAAATTGAAATAAAAGCAACCGGTATAACGACCGCTACAATTGATCACTCTCTTATTCAGGTGAAGGAGTCAGACAAGCTGGCACTACTGCAAGATCTGCTGATTGTTGAGAATCCTGACAGCTGCATTATTTTCTGTCGTACGCAGGAGAATGTAGATACATTATTCAGAGCATTGGCTGATCTTGAATATCCATGTGATCGCATTCATGGTGGCATGGAGCAAGACGAGCGATTTGAGGTAATGAATGCATTTAGAAGGGGTCAATTCCGTTACTTGATCGCGACAGATGTTGCCGCCAGAGGAATTGATATCACGAATATCACCCATGTCATTAACTACGATATTCCCCTTGAGAAGGAAAGCTATGTTCACCGCACAGGACGTACGGGACGTGCTGGCAAAACGGGTAAAGCCATTTCCCTCATCACTCCTAAGGATGGCCGAAGATTAGCTGATATTGAAGCATATATTGGGTTCGCGATTCCGCAGGTAAAGGCTCCCTCAGAAGAGGCTGTTGACCTCCGTAGAGAAGATTTTGAGCAGAAACTGCATGTAAAAACCGCACTCAAAAAAGATAAGCGCGAGCAACTAAACCAACAGATTATGAAGCTGAACTTTAAAGGCGGTAAGAAGAAAAAACTTAGAGCTGTCGACTTCGTGGGGACCATCGCTAAGCTTGACGGGGTCACCGCAGATGATATCGGGATTATTACGATTCTGGATTATGCGACAGATGTTGAGATTCTGAATGGTAAAGGTCCACTGGTGCTCGAGATTATGAAGAATACAACCGTAAAGGGTAAGCTGTTAAAAGTACGCAAAGGGAATAAGTAG
- a CDS encoding RNA polymerase sigma factor: MNEEIEYRIKRVQAGEIQDYAYIVKEHQRQIFVYCWRLLGSEHEAEEAVQDILVKAFEKINMYKPTMGFSSWLYKMAYHHCLNLIRRKNLQRKFRINLFTSTNMTSDSAAQVMERQLFSEPLSRALGQLNAEERNLLVLRIFEEKSFGEIGEIMNKSEEAIKKKYGRTKTKLKKMMEPIKEDPKCVNYKTELRNKV, translated from the coding sequence TTGAATGAGGAAATCGAATATAGAATTAAACGGGTCCAAGCTGGCGAGATCCAGGATTACGCCTACATTGTGAAGGAGCATCAGCGTCAGATTTTTGTGTATTGCTGGCGGCTGTTAGGAAGTGAGCATGAAGCAGAAGAAGCCGTGCAGGATATTTTGGTCAAAGCTTTTGAGAAAATTAATATGTACAAGCCGACTATGGGGTTTTCTTCCTGGTTGTATAAAATGGCTTATCATCACTGCCTGAACCTGATTCGCCGGAAGAATCTGCAGCGCAAATTTAGAATTAATTTGTTTACCTCAACTAACATGACTTCAGACAGCGCCGCGCAGGTTATGGAACGTCAGCTTTTCAGTGAACCGCTAAGCCGGGCATTGGGCCAACTGAATGCAGAAGAACGAAACCTGCTGGTGCTACGCATTTTTGAAGAAAAATCGTTTGGAGAAATCGGGGAAATTATGAACAAAAGCGAGGAAGCTATCAAGAAAAAATACGGCAGAACAAAAACAAAGCTCAAAAAAATGATGGAGCCCATAAAGGAGGACCCAAAATGCGTGAATTACAAGACAGAACTCAGGAACAAGGTCTGA
- a CDS encoding DUF4367 domain-containing protein — MRELQDRTQEQGLKYTDLKDKGFKNMDLLTEPENALKIQAFDVSDKVMEQVYQKAKPKKGLIVKMRLQPRITAPIMILLFVLGASVTGYAASQYLELRNGKGDVVLNTAKTPAETDASQTYTTTYTQWNEKVRDRLQPGEYAAYYVKDDSMNPRNSSNPVLFAYKPTELSSFSSLQDEIKRTEAPLFHNPTHLPNGYRFDFGYLYPVAAYPGMMNKEEYRALTDKLMQQAKAAPKGENLFIQKLSWGKSDFTFARYARGNDYVNITVTKYAPEVTKTTVMQNEQDSAEELMIKGTKAYYIRASETSTPLEVGKNRLGWLDEKRRLHYNISDNQDSPLSKEDLVKIAEDLLNGSPQ; from the coding sequence ATGCGTGAATTACAAGACAGAACTCAGGAACAAGGTCTGAAATACACCGACCTGAAAGACAAAGGCTTTAAAAATATGGACTTGTTGACGGAGCCAGAGAACGCCTTAAAAATACAAGCCTTTGACGTCTCTGACAAAGTGATGGAACAGGTCTACCAAAAGGCGAAACCCAAAAAGGGACTCATCGTAAAAATGCGTCTTCAACCGCGCATCACCGCTCCTATTATGATCTTACTTTTTGTATTAGGCGCCTCTGTGACTGGGTACGCCGCTTCGCAATATCTGGAATTACGTAACGGCAAAGGCGATGTCGTATTAAATACCGCCAAAACACCTGCCGAAACGGACGCTTCCCAAACGTATACAACCACCTACACACAGTGGAACGAAAAGGTGAGAGACCGTCTACAGCCTGGAGAGTATGCCGCCTATTACGTTAAGGACGATTCTATGAATCCAAGAAATTCGTCTAATCCTGTCCTGTTTGCATACAAACCGACTGAACTTTCTAGCTTCAGCAGTCTGCAGGATGAAATCAAGCGTACAGAAGCCCCACTATTCCACAATCCTACTCATCTGCCGAATGGCTACCGATTTGATTTCGGATACCTCTATCCAGTCGCTGCATATCCTGGGATGATGAACAAAGAGGAATATCGGGCTTTAACGGATAAACTGATGCAACAGGCCAAGGCCGCACCGAAAGGTGAAAATCTGTTTATTCAAAAGCTGAGCTGGGGCAAGTCAGACTTCACCTTTGCCCGGTATGCAAGAGGAAATGACTATGTAAACATCACCGTCACCAAGTACGCTCCCGAAGTCACAAAGACGACCGTGATGCAAAATGAACAGGATTCGGCTGAGGAACTGATGATCAAAGGAACCAAGGCCTATTACATCAGGGCAAGCGAAACAAGCACGCCCTTGGAGGTAGGGAAAAATCGACTGGGATGGCTCGATGAAAAAAGGCGTTTACACTACAACATATCTGATAACCAGGACAGCCCGCTGAGCAAAGAAGACCTGGTAAAAATAGCCGAGGATTTGCTTAACGGTTCACCGCAATAG
- a CDS encoding histidine phosphatase family protein has product MKTFIYMVRHGESPKTEGNERTRGLTDKGKSDAFQITELLRGEGNEVFVSSPYQRAILTIQELAQCSGQEVLIFEDLKERIFSSEDNRMPDDELFPLLDKSFSDPNFSLTGGESNAVCQNRSITVLKELLKIYRGRKVALGTHGAVMTLMMGYYDKQYDLNFLLHTSKPDVYRMEFNDQELVEVKRLWNMP; this is encoded by the coding sequence ATGAAAACTTTCATTTACATGGTGAGACATGGCGAATCACCGAAGACGGAAGGAAATGAAAGAACAAGAGGTTTGACTGATAAAGGCAAGTCAGATGCTTTTCAAATAACTGAATTATTAAGAGGAGAGGGGAACGAGGTTTTCGTTTCAAGTCCATATCAACGGGCAATCCTAACCATTCAAGAATTAGCTCAATGCTCAGGACAAGAAGTTTTAATATTCGAGGATCTTAAAGAAAGAATTTTTTCTAGTGAAGACAACCGAATGCCCGATGATGAATTATTCCCTTTGTTAGATAAGTCATTTTCTGATCCCAACTTTTCTTTAACGGGAGGAGAGTCTAATGCAGTTTGTCAGAACCGAAGTATAACGGTCTTAAAGGAATTGTTAAAAATCTACCGAGGACGGAAAGTCGCATTAGGCACTCATGGAGCTGTGATGACTTTAATGATGGGGTATTATGACAAGCAGTACGATTTGAATTTTTTACTACACACATCCAAACCAGACGTATACAGAATGGAATTCAATGATCAGGAATTAGTTGAGGTAAAAAGATTGTGGAACATGCCGTAA
- a CDS encoding MerR family transcriptional regulator, whose protein sequence is MDKENCLTTGQLAKRTGITVRTLRYYDQIGLLSPGGHRTGSIRLYNMKDMERLQRIQMLKYLGLSLQKIMDILDAESPSNGEIRHSLQAQLDVLQKKIAHTEHVVHAIRDAMEMSAFGSDWNHLADVIQTVQSEQNWGEQYRTANRLQTRIHLYDKYSTNPQV, encoded by the coding sequence ATGGACAAAGAGAACTGTCTGACGACAGGACAGCTTGCCAAACGTACAGGGATAACAGTCAGGACATTGCGATATTACGATCAAATTGGACTTCTGAGTCCAGGAGGTCACCGCACTGGATCCATAAGACTGTACAACATGAAGGATATGGAAAGATTACAGCGGATTCAGATGTTGAAGTATCTAGGGTTATCGCTTCAAAAAATAATGGACATTTTAGATGCAGAATCGCCATCCAACGGAGAGATCAGACATTCGTTGCAAGCACAACTCGATGTTTTACAAAAGAAAATTGCCCATACGGAGCACGTAGTGCATGCAATACGAGATGCTATGGAAATGTCGGCCTTTGGCTCCGATTGGAACCATTTGGCGGATGTTATCCAAACCGTGCAGAGTGAGCAAAATTGGGGGGAGCAATATCGGACGGCGAACCGTCTGCAAACGCGGATACATCTTTACGACAAGTACAGTACGAATCCCCAGGTCTGA
- a CDS encoding AraC family transcriptional regulator: MISSPPPSDISTNLQELIHLIDQHASSDGTFVSSVPGLYFRRASHVSELNHTVHMPSLYVVAQGSKTAMLAGENYVYDPTTYMVTSVQLPVIGKITQASSELPYLSLQLSITPDVILDIIKKSPPQGTVKTGRGILVSQFDPLLLDALLRLVRLSGTPADIQFLAPLITHEILYRVLQGEQGALIRQFAVVGSYAHSISQAIHLITRDYSKPLVIEELAKEVNMSPSSLHKHFKKVTAISPLQYQKAIRLQTARRLLLSEGLEAVDAGFRVGYESPSQFSREYGRMFGRPPMSDVKHLRNSLSVSVD, from the coding sequence ATGATTTCGTCTCCGCCCCCCTCTGATATTTCTACGAATCTACAAGAACTGATTCATCTAATTGATCAACATGCGTCTTCGGATGGTACGTTTGTCTCGTCTGTGCCAGGACTTTATTTCAGACGTGCAAGCCATGTGTCCGAGCTGAATCATACGGTCCATATGCCCTCCCTGTACGTGGTTGCACAAGGCTCAAAGACAGCAATGCTGGCTGGAGAAAACTATGTGTACGATCCAACAACCTACATGGTCACATCAGTTCAACTTCCCGTAATTGGTAAAATAACTCAAGCCTCGTCGGAGCTTCCTTATCTAAGTCTTCAATTATCCATTACTCCAGACGTCATTTTGGACATTATCAAGAAGAGTCCTCCTCAAGGTACCGTAAAGACTGGACGCGGCATACTAGTGAGCCAATTTGACCCTCTGCTGCTTGATGCGCTGCTTCGGCTTGTCAGACTTTCGGGTACGCCTGCGGATATTCAGTTTCTTGCGCCGCTTATCACGCACGAGATCCTTTATCGTGTATTACAAGGTGAGCAGGGGGCTTTAATCAGGCAATTTGCCGTAGTTGGTAGCTATGCACATAGCATCTCCCAAGCGATCCATCTGATAACCCGCGATTACTCTAAGCCTCTTGTGATTGAAGAATTGGCGAAGGAAGTAAACATGAGCCCTTCTTCCTTACACAAGCATTTTAAAAAGGTAACGGCTATAAGTCCTCTGCAGTATCAGAAGGCCATTCGACTGCAGACTGCACGCCGCTTACTGCTCTCGGAGGGATTGGAAGCCGTCGATGCAGGCTTTCGCGTCGGCTATGAGAGCCCTTCGCAGTTCAGCCGGGAATATGGACGCATGTTTGGGCGTCCACCGATGAGTGATGTTAAACATTTGCGCAATTCCCTTAGTGTCTCAGTTGATTGA
- a CDS encoding SDR family oxidoreductase produces MHLEGRIENKVVVITGASSGIGEATALLLAERGAKVVLGARGAERLEALATRISNGGGEAVYARTDVRRREDLCNLVNLACERYGKLDVLVSNAGVMPISPLEDLCVEDWEDMIDVNIKGVLYGIAAALPIFRKQGSGHFVNIASVAGHKTVPNQSVYSGTKFAVRAISEGLRQEAGDKLRVTIISPGIVQTNFTEGMTNPALRDQLAAIRDKLAMTPDAIARAIGFAIEQPADIDVNEIVIRPTAQM; encoded by the coding sequence ATGCATTTGGAAGGAAGAATAGAGAACAAAGTCGTCGTGATTACAGGTGCAAGCAGCGGAATTGGAGAAGCAACAGCACTGTTGCTTGCCGAGCGTGGAGCAAAAGTCGTGCTTGGAGCGCGCGGAGCGGAGCGCCTTGAAGCGCTAGCGACACGCATTTCCAATGGAGGTGGCGAAGCTGTTTATGCACGCACTGACGTGAGACGGCGCGAGGATCTGTGCAATCTCGTTAATTTAGCTTGCGAACGGTACGGGAAGCTGGATGTTCTCGTCAGCAACGCTGGCGTTATGCCTATTTCCCCTCTCGAAGATCTGTGTGTCGAGGACTGGGAGGACATGATTGATGTCAACATTAAAGGCGTTTTGTACGGTATAGCCGCAGCGTTGCCTATCTTTCGCAAGCAGGGTTCCGGACATTTCGTGAACATCGCTTCTGTAGCAGGACATAAGACTGTGCCGAACCAGTCGGTCTACTCCGGTACGAAGTTCGCCGTGCGCGCCATCTCAGAGGGATTGCGCCAGGAGGCTGGCGACAAGCTGCGCGTGACCATCATTTCGCCTGGTATTGTGCAGACGAATTTCACGGAGGGTATGACCAATCCAGCATTGAGAGATCAACTCGCTGCCATTCGGGATAAACTAGCCATGACACCTGACGCGATAGCCCGTGCAATTGGATTCGCAATTGAACAACCGGCCGATATTGATGTGAACGAAATCGTAATCCGTCCAACCGCACAAATGTAA
- a CDS encoding malate:quinone oxidoreductase, which yields MNSIQKKTDIILIGAGVMSATLGSLLKELAPEWEIQVFEKLANAGEESSNEWNNAGTGHAALCELNYTSEKADGSIDIRKAVDINEQFQLSRQFWSFLVNSNLIRNPQDFIKPIPHMSLVTGEKNVSFLKKRFKALSTISLFQGMEFSDDPEKLKEWIPLIMEGRTLNEPIAATKIDSGTDVNFGALTRMLFEHLKSKNVEINYKHSVKDIKRVSDGSWKVKVHNLDNGKIEHHNAKFVFIGGGGGSLPLLQRTGIPESKYIGGFPVSGLFMVCNNPKVVAQHHAKVYGKAKVGAPPMSVPHLDTRYIGNQKALLFGPFAGFSPKFLKTGSNLDLIGSVKPNNLITMLAAGAKEMALTKYLIQQVMLSNEKRLEELREFIPNAKIEDWGIVVAGQRVQVIKDTEGGKGTLQFGTEVVSAADGSVAALLGASPGASTAVHVMLEVLEKCFPQHMEEWEPKIKEMIPSYGVSLAENPELYQEIYNSTTEVLGLGEKEPLHR from the coding sequence ATGAATAGCATTCAGAAAAAAACAGACATTATCTTAATTGGTGCCGGAGTCATGAGCGCGACTCTGGGATCATTGCTGAAAGAGTTAGCACCGGAGTGGGAAATTCAAGTGTTTGAGAAACTCGCAAACGCGGGAGAAGAAAGCTCTAACGAATGGAATAATGCAGGTACAGGCCATGCTGCACTGTGCGAACTGAACTATACATCCGAGAAGGCTGACGGATCTATAGATATTCGTAAAGCTGTAGACATTAATGAGCAGTTTCAGCTTTCAAGACAGTTTTGGTCTTTTCTTGTAAACAGCAATTTGATTCGTAATCCACAGGACTTTATCAAACCAATACCTCATATGAGTTTGGTAACAGGAGAGAAAAATGTATCTTTTTTGAAAAAAAGGTTTAAAGCGCTTTCAACTATTTCTCTGTTTCAAGGCATGGAATTTTCCGACGACCCTGAAAAGCTGAAGGAATGGATTCCGCTGATTATGGAAGGCCGTACATTGAATGAACCCATCGCGGCAACCAAAATCGACTCTGGAACAGATGTCAACTTCGGTGCTTTAACACGCATGTTGTTTGAGCATTTAAAAAGTAAAAACGTCGAGATTAATTACAAACATAGTGTAAAGGATATTAAACGTGTGAGCGACGGCTCGTGGAAGGTCAAGGTCCATAATCTGGATAACGGTAAAATCGAACACCATAATGCCAAATTTGTCTTTATCGGTGGTGGGGGTGGAAGTCTACCTTTGCTACAAAGAACCGGTATTCCTGAGTCCAAATATATCGGGGGATTCCCGGTAAGTGGACTATTTATGGTATGTAACAATCCTAAGGTTGTCGCCCAGCATCATGCAAAAGTATATGGTAAAGCTAAGGTTGGTGCTCCTCCCATGTCTGTTCCGCATCTGGATACAAGATATATCGGTAACCAAAAAGCACTGCTATTTGGACCGTTTGCCGGCTTCTCACCGAAGTTCTTGAAAACGGGCTCAAATTTGGATTTGATCGGTTCTGTAAAACCTAATAATCTCATTACGATGTTGGCCGCAGGCGCAAAAGAGATGGCATTGACTAAATATCTGATCCAGCAAGTGATGTTATCGAATGAAAAGCGTCTGGAAGAATTACGCGAGTTTATTCCGAACGCCAAAATCGAGGACTGGGGGATCGTGGTAGCAGGCCAACGTGTGCAGGTGATCAAAGATACGGAGGGTGGAAAAGGAACACTTCAATTTGGTACGGAAGTGGTTAGTGCCGCTGATGGTTCGGTAGCTGCACTGCTCGGCGCTTCTCCGGGTGCTTCTACTGCTGTTCACGTTATGCTGGAAGTATTGGAAAAATGCTTCCCACAACATATGGAAGAGTGGGAACCAAAAATCAAAGAGATGATTCCTTCTTATGGGGTGTCACTAGCGGAAAACCCAGAGCTTTACCAAGAAATTTACAATTCCACAACGGAGGTGCTGGGTCTGGGCGAAAAAGAACCGCTTCATCGTTAA